The region CGACCGGCTGTGGCACGCCGTCCCGGCCTACCCCACCATCAACGAGGTGTGGCTCCGGCTGCTGGAGACCTACGGGCGGACGGCGTAGACGGCACGGCTCAGCGCCCGGGCAGGGCGATCTGGTCGGGGGTGCGGATCTCCGACCACGCCCGGGCGCGGGGGAGCCGGTGGATGGTGATGTCCGTGGGCCGGGTGCCCGCCGGCGCGGCGGGGCGCAGCGGCGGCGGCGCGAGCACGTCGGCCCCGGGCAGCGGCCCGAGGTCCAGGCGGGTCAGCGCGGCGACGTCGCCCACCGGCACCTGGTAGGTGCGGAACGGGCCGAGCGGCGGGATGTCGTCCCGGGCCAGGGCCTGGGCGGTGATCTCGTACAGCTTGGCGTCCTCGAGCTGGGGCGTCTGGTCCAGCACGAACCCGGTCGCCTGCAGCACGCGGGCCGCCGGCTCCGGCGACCTGCCTGGCGGCCCGCCCGGGGTGCCGCCGTCGGGCAACCGGCCCGGGCCCACCCAGGCGACGACCTTCCAGAACAGGCGCGGGATGCGGACGCCGCGGTAGAGCGGGTCGTCCGCGGCGAAGACGGGCCCTGTCTGGACCGCCAGCCGGTGGTCGTGGGCGGCGGCGTACCGGAGCACGTGGTCCTCGAGCCCGTTCCAGAGCTCCTTGGACTGGTTGAACCTGTTCACCTGCGGCGCCGCGTTCGTGTAGGTGAACGTGTCGTGGTTGGCCCGCGCCGCGGTCTCGGCGTCGCCCCAGACGGGGTCCAGGCGCCGGACGAGGTGGCCGCGGTCGAGGGGGTTGCCCGCGTACAGCTCGCCGCCGGACTGCTCGCCGTTCGGCACGCGGGCGTCCAGCCGCCAGCGTCCGGAACGGCGCAGCGCCTGGAGCGTGGCGCCGTCGACGGTGCACGCGGTGGCCGCGGCGAGCCGCCGCAGCGGGTCGAGCAGCACGGAGAAGTGGGTGTAGTCGAGCACCCGGAGGTCGGCCGGTGAGACGGGGAGCGGGACGCTGAAACCGAGGAAATGGGCGTCATATCCGGTCACAGGCACACAGCCAACCAGAGTCGGCCAGGTCATGACCAGACCAACAATCGGACGAGGTGGACGCCGGATGGCAATATCGTCCTAGGCTCTAGCCCGTGAGTGAATCAACTCAGACCGTCCGAGGCAACGCCCGGCACGAGGTACCTGACCCGCTACGCGAGGACGTGCGCCTGCTCGGCGGCCTTCTCGGCAGGATCCTCCGCGAGGACGGGGGGCAGGATCTGCTGGACGACGTCGAACGTCTGCGCGAGCTGACGATCCGCGCGTACGGCGACCCGTCGCCCCACGCGCTGGAC is a window of Promicromonospora sukumoe DNA encoding:
- a CDS encoding DNA/RNA non-specific endonuclease; translated protein: MTGYDAHFLGFSVPLPVSPADLRVLDYTHFSVLLDPLRRLAAATACTVDGATLQALRRSGRWRLDARVPNGEQSGGELYAGNPLDRGHLVRRLDPVWGDAETAARANHDTFTYTNAAPQVNRFNQSKELWNGLEDHVLRYAAAHDHRLAVQTGPVFAADDPLYRGVRIPRLFWKVVAWVGPGRLPDGGTPGGPPGRSPEPAARVLQATGFVLDQTPQLEDAKLYEITAQALARDDIPPLGPFRTYQVPVGDVAALTRLDLGPLPGADVLAPPPLRPAAPAGTRPTDITIHRLPRARAWSEIRTPDQIALPGR